From the genome of Ralstonia pickettii, one region includes:
- a CDS encoding ABC transporter substrate-binding protein — protein MKTSWRMTLQISAIALASALAVGAAHAGEAEAKKWISSEFQPSTLSQDKQMAEMKWFMDAAAKLKAKGVTEIHVVSETLDTHAYESKTLAKAFEEITGIKVKHDIMQEGDVVEKLQTSMQSGKSIYDGWISDSDLIGTHYRYGVIMPLSDYMAGEGKEFTNPGLDLKDFIGTSFTTASDGKLYQLPDQQFANLYWFRADWFARKDLQDKFKAKYGYDLGVPVNWTAYEDIANFFTNDVKELDGKRVYGHMDYGKKDPSLGWRFTDAWLSMAGSADKGIPNGLPVDEWGIRVDDKDKCTPVGASVSRGGATNSPAAVYALTKYIDWMKKYAPPEATGMTFNEAGPVPAQGHIAQQVFWYSAFTAPMTKPGPVVNADGSPKWRMAPSPHGPYWKDGMQNGYQDVGSWTFFKSTPFERRSAAWLYAQFVTSKTVSLKKSITGLTFIRDSDIHSDYFTKNAAKYGGLIEFYRSPARVAWTPTGNNVPDYPKLAQLWWKNVATAVTGEKTPQGAMDNLAKEMDQVMGRLQRAGMKNCAPKLNPESDPSKWLSTEHAPWKKLDNERPKGETVAYDKLLAAWKAGKVR, from the coding sequence ATGAAAACATCCTGGCGCATGACGCTTCAGATCAGTGCCATCGCACTGGCAAGCGCCCTGGCAGTCGGCGCAGCCCATGCCGGCGAAGCCGAAGCCAAGAAGTGGATCAGCAGCGAATTCCAGCCCAGCACGCTGTCGCAAGACAAGCAGATGGCGGAAATGAAGTGGTTCATGGACGCCGCCGCCAAGCTCAAGGCCAAGGGCGTAACCGAAATCCACGTCGTGTCGGAAACGCTCGACACGCATGCGTATGAATCGAAGACGCTGGCCAAGGCCTTCGAAGAAATCACCGGCATCAAGGTCAAGCACGACATCATGCAGGAAGGCGATGTCGTCGAAAAACTGCAGACCTCGATGCAATCGGGCAAGAGCATCTATGACGGCTGGATTTCCGACTCCGACCTGATCGGCACACACTACCGCTACGGCGTGATCATGCCGCTGTCCGATTACATGGCGGGTGAAGGCAAGGAGTTCACCAACCCGGGCCTGGACCTGAAGGATTTCATCGGCACGAGTTTCACCACCGCGTCCGACGGCAAGCTGTACCAGTTGCCCGACCAGCAGTTCGCCAACCTGTACTGGTTCCGCGCTGACTGGTTCGCCCGCAAGGACCTGCAGGACAAGTTCAAGGCGAAGTACGGCTACGACCTGGGCGTGCCCGTCAACTGGACGGCCTATGAAGACATCGCCAACTTCTTCACCAACGACGTGAAGGAGCTCGACGGCAAGCGCGTCTACGGCCACATGGACTACGGCAAGAAGGATCCGTCGCTCGGCTGGCGCTTTACCGATGCATGGCTGTCGATGGCCGGCTCCGCCGACAAGGGCATCCCGAACGGCCTGCCGGTGGACGAATGGGGCATCCGCGTGGATGACAAGGACAAATGCACTCCGGTGGGCGCATCGGTCTCGCGCGGCGGCGCCACCAACAGCCCGGCCGCGGTGTACGCCCTCACGAAGTACATCGACTGGATGAAGAAGTACGCCCCGCCTGAAGCGACCGGCATGACCTTCAACGAAGCCGGCCCGGTGCCCGCACAAGGCCACATCGCCCAGCAGGTGTTCTGGTACAGCGCCTTCACCGCGCCGATGACCAAGCCGGGCCCGGTCGTGAACGCCGACGGCTCGCCGAAGTGGCGCATGGCCCCGTCGCCGCACGGCCCGTACTGGAAAGACGGCATGCAGAACGGCTACCAGGACGTCGGCTCGTGGACGTTCTTCAAATCCACCCCGTTCGAGCGCCGCTCGGCTGCGTGGCTGTACGCCCAGTTCGTCACGTCGAAGACGGTGTCGCTCAAGAAGTCGATCACCGGTCTCACGTTCATTCGTGACTCCGATATCCACAGCGACTACTTCACCAAGAACGCGGCCAAGTACGGCGGCCTGATCGAGTTCTACCGCAGCCCGGCCCGCGTGGCCTGGACGCCGACCGGCAACAACGTGCCCGACTATCCGAAGCTGGCGCAGCTCTGGTGGAAGAACGTCGCCACGGCCGTCACGGGCGAGAAGACGCCGCAAGGCGCGATGGACAACCTGGCCAAGGAAATGGACCAGGTTATGGGCCGCCTGCAGCGCGCCGGCATGAAGAACTGCGCGCCGAAG